In Ascochyta rabiei chromosome 11, complete sequence, the following are encoded in one genomic region:
- a CDS encoding Phosphatidylinositol N-acetylglucosaminyltransferase → MPYNIAMVSDNFYPQPGGVESHMYQLATKLIDRGHKVIVITHAYAGRTGVRYLTNGLKVYYVPFFIIYRETAFPTVFSFFPIFRNIVIRERIEIVHGHASLSSLCHEAILHARTMGLRTVFTDHSLFGFADAGTILTNKLLKFTLSDVDHVIGVSHTCKENTVLRASLDPSMVSVIPNAVVAENFRPLSQDTHDTKHRAAPGPRQTFGPDDIITIVVISRLYYNKGTDLLVASIPRIIAANPNVHFIIAGNGPKAIDLEQMIERNVLQEKVLMLGPVRHEEVRDVMVKGHIYLNPSLMEAFGTVIVEAASCGLYVVCTRVGGTPEVLPTHMTEFAAPEEDDIVAATGRAIAKLRGGKVRTDLFHNQVKQMYSWTDVAQRTERVYDGISGVIRHDQFYQGTVATGVWSATRGRSGVQSFALIERLKRYYGCGIWAGKLFCLCVIVDYLLYVLLELFAPRSQIDICKDWPKKVNGDTRDIELDASRDDSTLMRKRSSRYRRERIDGQDDIQRA, encoded by the exons TCACATGTACCAGCTAGCCACG AAACTTATCGATCGCGGCCATAAAGTCATAGTCATCACACACGCATATGCCGGTCGAACAGGTGTGCGCTACCTCACAAACGGACTCAAGGTCTACTATGTGCCCTTCTTCATCATCTACCGCGAGACTGCCTTCCCCACcgtcttctccttcttccccATATTTCGCAATATTGTCATACGCGAACGGATTGAGATTGTACATGGGCATGCCAGTCTCAGCAGTCTGTGCCATGAAGCCATCCTCCATGCACGGACTATGGGGCTGAGAACTGTCTTCACAGATCATAGTCTCTTTGGCTTTGCTGATGCTGGAACCATACTCACCAATAAGCTCCTAAAGTTTACACTGAGCGACGTCGACCACGTCATTGGTGTCAGCCATACGTG TAAAGAAAACACCGTCCTCAGGGCGTCACTAGACCCGTCAATGGTTTCGGTCATACCGAACGCAGTCGTTGCCGAAAACTTTCGTCCACTGTCGCAGGACACTCACGATACAAAGCATCGAGCAGCACCAGGCCCTCGACAGACTTTTGGGCCTGATGATATCATTACCATAGTCGTCATATCTCGACTCTATTACAACAAGGGAACAGACTTGCTTGTTGCGTCCATACCTCGCATTATTGCAGCAAATCCCAACGTTCACTTCATCATTGCCGGTAACGGGCCCAAGGCTATCGATCTAGAGCAGATGATCGAACGAAACGTACTGCAGGAGAAGGTTTTAATGTTGGGTCCCGTGCGTCACGAAGAGGTCCGGGATGTCATGGTGAAAGGTCACATCTACCTTAACCCGTCGTTGATGGAAGCGTTCGGCACAGTCATCGTGGAAGCCGCGTCATGTGGTCTGTATGTGGTGTGTACACGGGTTGGAGGAACACCTGAGGTGCTCCCTACGCACATGACGGAGTTTGCAGCCCCTGAAGAAGACGATATTGTTGCCGCTACTGGACGTGCAATTGCAAAGTTACGAGGAGGCAAGGTCAGAACAGATTTGTTCCACAACCAGGTAAAGCAGATGTACTCGTGGACCGACGTTGCGCAACGGACGGAAAGGGTCTATGATGGCATTAGCGGCGTCATACGGCATGACCAATTCTATCAGGGTACGGTTGCTACTGGAGTATGGAGCGCCACGCGAGGTCGGTCCGGTGTGCAGAGCTTCGCACTTATCGAACGCCTAAAGAGATACTACGGCTGCGGTATCTGGGCTGGCAAGCTCTTCTGCTTGTGTGTTATCGTTGACTATCTGCTTTACGTTCTTCTGGAGCTCTTTGCACCAAGATCCCAAATCGACATATGCAAAGATTGGCCCAAGAAGGTCAACGGGGATACCAGGGATATAGAGCTCGATGCCTCCAGAGACGACAGCACTCTTATGAGGAAAAGAAGCAGTCGGTATCGCCGCGAGAGAATAGATGGGCAGGATGACATCCAAAGGGCATAG